One genomic window of Centropristis striata isolate RG_2023a ecotype Rhode Island chromosome 20, C.striata_1.0, whole genome shotgun sequence includes the following:
- the LOC131993508 gene encoding cofilin-1-B-like codes for MASGVEVEDQVKDLFNEMKVHKNNDDDQKRPRVVVFDIDDGKIRVKEILRQEDLKGDDEDVFKVLKTRCGEKCCCYVLYDCHYELKETGKREDLIFFSWTPSNAGIRQNMVYASSREALKKIFTGVKHFLELHETCELSADHLASEMGKDICSMEGHEQQRRH; via the exons ATG GCATCTGGAGTAGAAGTCGAAGACCAGGTGAAAGACCTCTTCAATGAAATGAAAGTACACAAAAACAACGACGATGATCAAAAACGTCCAAGAGTTGTGGTATTTGATATCGATGATGGAAAAATTAGAGTGAAAGAAATTTTGCGGCAAGAGGACCTGAAAGGTGACGACGAAGACGTCTTTAAGGTCCTCAAGACACGGTGTGGAGAAAAATGCTGCTGCTACGTGTTGTACGACTGCCACTATGAACTCAAGGAAACTGGCAAAAGGGAGGATCTGATCTTCTTTTCGTG GACTCCCAGCAACGCAGGCATTAGGCAGAATATGGTCTACGCTAGCTCCAGAGAGGCCCTTAAGAAGATCTTCACTG GTGTCAAGCATTTCCTCGAGCTCCATGAGACCTGTGAACTTAGTGCAGACCATCTTGCATCCGAAATGGGAAAAGATATCTGCTCAATGGAGGGCCACGAGCAGCAGCGCCGCCATTAG